In the genome of Rhodamnia argentea isolate NSW1041297 chromosome 3, ASM2092103v1, whole genome shotgun sequence, one region contains:
- the LOC115747958 gene encoding protein CANDIDATE G-PROTEIN COUPLED RECEPTOR 7 has product MAVPGAFVSSILLLLASAAVAEIQFSEIRSDDRPIIPLDDFGFTHRGWLELNVSGIALSKAGLELGNLGFFLCTRDSWLNVLKELEEEDITCALQSSHVKHVFTFEKLGQRTSFDVEFDQEDANQYTLIFANCLQQQLRVSMDVRSAMYNLDGKSGRRDYLSAGKTILPRVYYLFSLIYFVLAGLWVYVLYKKRLTVFKIHFFMLAVLIMKGLNLLCEAEDKSYIKRTGSAHGWDVLFYIFSFLKGITLFTLIVLIGTGWSFLKPYLQDKEKKVLMIVIPLQVVANIAQVVVDETGPYGQDWVTWKQVFLLVDVVCCCAVLFPIVWSIKNLREAARTDGKAAVNLMKLTLFRQYYIVVICYIYFTRVVVYALETITSYKYLWTSVVAAELATLAFYAFTGYKFRPEAHNPYFAIDDEEEEAAAEALKLEDEFEL; this is encoded by the coding sequence ATGGCGGTTCCCGGCGCGTTCGTCTCCtcgatcctcctcctcctcgcctcGGCCGCCGTCGCCGAGATCCAGTTCTCCGAGATCCGATCGGACGACCGGCCCATCATCCCGCTCGACGACTTCGGGTTCACCCACCGGGGCTGGCTCGAGCTCAACGTATCCGGCATCGCGCTGTCGAAGGCCGGCCTCGAGCTCGGCAACCTCGGGTTCTTCCTCTGCACCCGGGACTCGTGGCTCAACGTGCTGAAGGAGCTCGAGGAGGAGGATATCACCTGCGCCCTCCAGTCCAGCCACGTCAAGCACGTCTTCACCTTCGAAAAGCTCGGGCAGCGGACGAGCTTCGACGTCGAGTTCGACCAGGAGGACGCGAACCAGTACACGCTCATCTTCGCCAACTGCCTCCAGCAGCAGCTCCGGGTGTCCATGGACGTCCGGTCCGCGATGTACAACCTCGACGGGAAGAGCGGCCGGAGGGACTATCTCTCCGCAGGCAAGACCATCCTTCCCCGGGTTTACTATCTGTTCTCGCTGATTTACTTTGTGCTCGCTGGTCTTTGGGTCTACGTCTTGTATAAGAAACGGTTGACTGTGTTTAAGATCCATTTCTTCATGCTCGCGGTCCTGATAATGAAGGGGTTGAATTTGTTGTGTGAGGCGGAGGATAAGTCGTATATTAAGCGGACAGGGAGTGCGCATGGCTGGGATGTGTTGTTCTATATATTTAGCTTCTTAAAGGGGATCACTCTGTTCACTTTGATCGTGTTGATCGGAACCGGGTGGTCCTTTTTGAAGCCTTACTTGCAGGACAAGGAGAAGAAGGTTTTGATGATCGTCATCCCACTCCAAGTTGTTGCGAATATCGCTCAGGTAGTGGTCGATGAGACTGGACCGTACGGTCAGGATTGGGTCACTTGGAAGCAGGTGTTTTTGCTAGTCGATGTGGTGTGTTGTTGCGCGGTTTTGTTCCCGATTGTCTGGTCGATTAAGAACTTGCGTGAGGCTGCAAGAACTGATGGGAAGGCGGCGGTGAACTTGATGAAGTTGACTTTGTTTAGGCAGTATTACATTGTGGTTATATGCTATATCTACTTCACGCGCGTAGTGGTGTATGCATTGGAGACCATTACTTCGTATAAGTATCTATGGACGAGTGTGGTGGCCGCAGAGTTGGCAACGCTGGCATTCTATGCCTTTACGGGGTACAAGTTCAGGCCCGAGGCTCATAATCCTTATTTTGCTATcgatgatgaggaagaagaggcaGCAGCTGAAGCTTTGAAGCTTGAAGACGAGTTTGAATTGTAA